Proteins found in one Miscanthus floridulus cultivar M001 chromosome 4, ASM1932011v1, whole genome shotgun sequence genomic segment:
- the LOC136551982 gene encoding disease resistance protein RPM1-like isoform X3, whose translation MVDVVVLLVIKKIGIAVACETLKLAKPLLGKNSELQMALPDNMKLIKDELEIINAFLKEVGMKDCNSEVIQTWIRQVRRLAYDMEDIVDQFMYRISEYQQRDTWNCVKKLFKRHPSLFSLDEIAIRADIINKEVVELSKRISRWAQPITGMNFNPAVNCDSEQQLYHPGHDHSINDNELVGIDKNREILINSLHLEDPPLRIIAVWGMGGLGKSTLVNNVYKNEEVISKFNCHAWVSISQSYKINDIWRNMLKEIHGNDNRAFDAGSIDSAELRVRLTKILEKKRYLIILDDVWTAEVLFKIREILVDNGLGSRVIITTRIEEVASIAEAGCKIKVEPLNDHDSWLLFCKKAFPKTKNYICPPELHQCGKDIVEKCDGLPLALVAIGSLLSLKIRNNKVWRFFYYQLISELHNNENLNHVEKILNLSYKCLPDNLKNCFLYCAMFPEDYLIHRKILIRLWISEGFIEHKGGCSLEDVGEIYLTELIQRSMFQVVARNSFDRIQCLCMHDLVRELAIYQSKKENFCAIYDDTGVVQVGLHPRRVSVLQCNNGIQSSMDPSRLRTFIAFDTRMSSCSWSIKYAYMRELWSALNIFTLIASRNYGTYLLVSNFSVLSKKHTLLGCILNLRGTFKWES comes from the exons ATGGTAGACGTTGTTGTTCTTTTGGTCATAAAAAAGATAGGAATAGCTGTGGCATGCGAAACACTAAAGTTAGCCAAACCCTTGCTTGGAAAGAATTCTGAGTTGCAAATGGCACTTCCAGATAACATGAAACTGATAAAAGATGAACTTGAGATTATCAATGCATTTCTTAAAGAAGTTGGCATGAAAGATTGCAATAGTGAAGTCATACAAACTTGGATAAGGCAAGTCCGACGGTTGGCTTATGATATGGAAGACATTGTGGATCAATTTATGTATCGTATCAGTGAGTACCAACAGAGAGACACATGGAATTGTGTGAAGAAACTTTTCAAGAGACATCCGTCTTTATTTTCACTTGATGAAATTGCCATAAGAGCAGATATAATAAACAAAGAAGTTGTGGAACTTTCAAAAAGAATAAGTCGTTGGGCCCAACCAATAACTGGTATGAATTTTAATCCAGCTGTAAACTGTGACAGCGAGCAGCAACTATATCATCCTGGACATGATCATTCAATCAATGAcaatgaacttgtaggaattgatAAAAATAGAGAAATCTTGATCAATTCACTGCATCTGGAAGATCCCCCTCTTCGGATCATTGCTGTTTGGGGTATGGGTGGCCTTGGGAAAAGCACCCTTGTCAATAATGTCTACAAAAATGAAGAGGTAATTTCCAAGTTTAATTGCCATGCATGGGTTTCTATCTCCCAATCATATAAGATAAATGATATTTGGAGAAACATGCTGAAAGAAATTCATGGAAATGACAATAGAGCATTTGATGCTGGAAGTATAGATAGTGCAGAACTAAGAGTGAGGCTGACAAAAATTCTGGAGAAAAAGAGGTACTTGATTATATTGGATGATGTCTGGACGGCTGAAGTTCTTTTTAAAATTAGAGAGATTCTTGTTGATAATGGCCTAGGAAGTAGAGTGATAATCACGACAAGAATTGAGGAAGTAGCTTCAATAGCTGAGGCTGGTTGTAAAATCAAGGTTGAGCCTTTAAATGACCATGATTCATGGCTTCTATTTTGCAAGAAGGCATTTCCAAAAACTAAAAATTATATTTGTCCCCCAGAACTACATCAGTGTGGTAAAGACATAGTGGAGAAATGTGATGGTTTACCATTAGCTCTTGTAGCAATAGGGAGTTTATTGTCCCTCAAAATAAGGAATAATAAAGTATGGAGGTTTTTTTACTATCAACTCATTTCAGAGCTACACAACAATGAGAACTTAAACCATGTGGAAAAAATTCTAAATCTAAGCTACAAGTGCCTGCCAGACAATTTGAAGAATTGTTTCTTATATTGTGCTATGTTCCCAGAAGACTATCTGATCCATAGAAAAATATTGATTAGATTGTGGATCAGCGAAGGGTTTATTGAACACAAAGGAGGATGCAGCTTAGAAGATGTTGGTGAAATATATCTGACAGAACTCATTCAGAGAAGCATGTTTCAGGTTGTAGCAAGGAACAGTTTTGATAGGATACAATGTCTCTGTATGCATGATCTTGTTCGTGAACTGGCCATTTACCAATCAAAAAAAGAAAATTTCTGTGCAATTTATGATGACACTGGGGTGGTTCAGGTGGGATTACATCCTCGTCGTGTATCGGTACTTCAGTGCAACAATGGCATTCAATCCAGCATGGATCCATCCAGGCTTCGCACCTTTATAGCATTTGACACCCGCATGTCATCATGTTCATG GTCAATCAAATATGCATACATGAGGGAGCTTTGGTCAGCCTTGAATATCTTCACATTGATAGCCTCAAGAAATTATGGGACGTACCTCTTGGTATCCAATTTCTCAGTTCTATCAAAGAAGCATACTTTACTAGGATGCATTCTGAATTTGCGAGGAACCTTCAAATGGGAAAGCTAG
- the LOC136551982 gene encoding disease resistance protein RPM1-like isoform X2, producing MVDVVVLLVIKKIGIAVACETLKLAKPLLGKNSELQMALPDNMKLIKDELEIINAFLKEVGMKDCNSEVIQTWIRQVRRLAYDMEDIVDQFMYRISEYQQRDTWNCVKKLFKRHPSLFSLDEIAIRADIINKEVVELSKRISRWAQPITGMNFNPAVNCDSEQQLYHPGHDHSINDNELVGIDKNREILINSLHLEDPPLRIIAVWGMGGLGKSTLVNNVYKNEEVISKFNCHAWVSISQSYKINDIWRNMLKEIHGNDNRAFDAGSIDSAELRVRLTKILEKKRYLIILDDVWTAEVLFKIREILVDNGLGSRVIITTRIEEVASIAEAGCKIKVEPLNDHDSWLLFCKKAFPKTKNYICPPELHQCGKDIVEKCDGLPLALVAIGSLLSLKIRNNKVWRFFYYQLISELHNNENLNHVEKILNLSYKCLPDNLKNCFLYCAMFPEDYLIHRKILIRLWISEGFIEHKGGCSLEDVGEIYLTELIQRSMFQVVARNSFDRIQCLCMHDLVRELAIYQSKKENFCAIYDDTGVVQVGLHPRRVSVLQCNNGIQSSMDPSRLRTFIAFDTRMSSCSWAYTGQQLNFHGKMFQKLKKVVLWDLPQVNQICIHEGALVSLEYLHIDSLKKLWDVPLGIQFLSSIKEAYFTRMHSEFARNLQMGKLDQIPKVYWSTEGVSSVQSETTKLPGPPQWRILSGSGWVFI from the exons ATGGTAGACGTTGTTGTTCTTTTGGTCATAAAAAAGATAGGAATAGCTGTGGCATGCGAAACACTAAAGTTAGCCAAACCCTTGCTTGGAAAGAATTCTGAGTTGCAAATGGCACTTCCAGATAACATGAAACTGATAAAAGATGAACTTGAGATTATCAATGCATTTCTTAAAGAAGTTGGCATGAAAGATTGCAATAGTGAAGTCATACAAACTTGGATAAGGCAAGTCCGACGGTTGGCTTATGATATGGAAGACATTGTGGATCAATTTATGTATCGTATCAGTGAGTACCAACAGAGAGACACATGGAATTGTGTGAAGAAACTTTTCAAGAGACATCCGTCTTTATTTTCACTTGATGAAATTGCCATAAGAGCAGATATAATAAACAAAGAAGTTGTGGAACTTTCAAAAAGAATAAGTCGTTGGGCCCAACCAATAACTGGTATGAATTTTAATCCAGCTGTAAACTGTGACAGCGAGCAGCAACTATATCATCCTGGACATGATCATTCAATCAATGAcaatgaacttgtaggaattgatAAAAATAGAGAAATCTTGATCAATTCACTGCATCTGGAAGATCCCCCTCTTCGGATCATTGCTGTTTGGGGTATGGGTGGCCTTGGGAAAAGCACCCTTGTCAATAATGTCTACAAAAATGAAGAGGTAATTTCCAAGTTTAATTGCCATGCATGGGTTTCTATCTCCCAATCATATAAGATAAATGATATTTGGAGAAACATGCTGAAAGAAATTCATGGAAATGACAATAGAGCATTTGATGCTGGAAGTATAGATAGTGCAGAACTAAGAGTGAGGCTGACAAAAATTCTGGAGAAAAAGAGGTACTTGATTATATTGGATGATGTCTGGACGGCTGAAGTTCTTTTTAAAATTAGAGAGATTCTTGTTGATAATGGCCTAGGAAGTAGAGTGATAATCACGACAAGAATTGAGGAAGTAGCTTCAATAGCTGAGGCTGGTTGTAAAATCAAGGTTGAGCCTTTAAATGACCATGATTCATGGCTTCTATTTTGCAAGAAGGCATTTCCAAAAACTAAAAATTATATTTGTCCCCCAGAACTACATCAGTGTGGTAAAGACATAGTGGAGAAATGTGATGGTTTACCATTAGCTCTTGTAGCAATAGGGAGTTTATTGTCCCTCAAAATAAGGAATAATAAAGTATGGAGGTTTTTTTACTATCAACTCATTTCAGAGCTACACAACAATGAGAACTTAAACCATGTGGAAAAAATTCTAAATCTAAGCTACAAGTGCCTGCCAGACAATTTGAAGAATTGTTTCTTATATTGTGCTATGTTCCCAGAAGACTATCTGATCCATAGAAAAATATTGATTAGATTGTGGATCAGCGAAGGGTTTATTGAACACAAAGGAGGATGCAGCTTAGAAGATGTTGGTGAAATATATCTGACAGAACTCATTCAGAGAAGCATGTTTCAGGTTGTAGCAAGGAACAGTTTTGATAGGATACAATGTCTCTGTATGCATGATCTTGTTCGTGAACTGGCCATTTACCAATCAAAAAAAGAAAATTTCTGTGCAATTTATGATGACACTGGGGTGGTTCAGGTGGGATTACATCCTCGTCGTGTATCGGTACTTCAGTGCAACAATGGCATTCAATCCAGCATGGATCCATCCAGGCTTCGCACCTTTATAGCATTTGACACCCGCATGTCATCATGTTCATG GGCATATACTGGACAACAGCTAAACTTCCATGGCAAGATGTTCCAAAAGCTGAAGAAGGTAGTCTTGTGGGATTTGCCGCAGGTCAATCAAATATGCATACATGAGGGAGCTTTGGTCAGCCTTGAATATCTTCACATTGATAGCCTCAAGAAATTATGGGACGTACCTCTTGGTATCCAATTTCTCAGTTCTATCAAAGAAGCATACTTTACTAGGATGCATTCTGAATTTGCGAGGAACCTTCAAATGGGAAAGCTAGATCAAATTCCCAAGGTCTACTGGTCAACAGAAG GAGTGTCCTCGGTTCAATCAGAAACCACTAAGCTGCCTGGACCACCGCAATGGCGCATTTTAAGTGGGTCAGGATGGGTTTTCATCTAA
- the LOC136551982 gene encoding disease resistance protein RPM1-like isoform X1 produces MVDVVVLLVIKKIGIAVACETLKLAKPLLGKNSELQMALPDNMKLIKDELEIINAFLKEVGMKDCNSEVIQTWIRQVRRLAYDMEDIVDQFMYRISEYQQRDTWNCVKKLFKRHPSLFSLDEIAIRADIINKEVVELSKRISRWAQPITGMNFNPAVNCDSEQQLYHPGHDHSINDNELVGIDKNREILINSLHLEDPPLRIIAVWGMGGLGKSTLVNNVYKNEEVISKFNCHAWVSISQSYKINDIWRNMLKEIHGNDNRAFDAGSIDSAELRVRLTKILEKKRYLIILDDVWTAEVLFKIREILVDNGLGSRVIITTRIEEVASIAEAGCKIKVEPLNDHDSWLLFCKKAFPKTKNYICPPELHQCGKDIVEKCDGLPLALVAIGSLLSLKIRNNKVWRFFYYQLISELHNNENLNHVEKILNLSYKCLPDNLKNCFLYCAMFPEDYLIHRKILIRLWISEGFIEHKGGCSLEDVGEIYLTELIQRSMFQVVARNSFDRIQCLCMHDLVRELAIYQSKKENFCAIYDDTGVVQVGLHPRRVSVLQCNNGIQSSMDPSRLRTFIAFDTRMSSCSWYSFIPSESKYLTVLDLSGLPIEDIPSSIGELFNLRYLCLNDTNVKELPKSITKLHNLQTLSLERTRALNFPHGFSKLKKLRHLLIWKLLDATYRSFHNWESMEPFDGFWYLKELQSLNEVRATKMFVAKLVDLSQLRSLTITYLRSSHCAQLCNSLSKLHHLTKLHIRAINEAELLLLEDLTLQNPLEKLELVGRLSEGTLESPFFSTHGSQLLLMELAWCQFIDNPVPQLSELSNLTELRLTRAYTGQQLNFHGKMFQKLKKVVLWDLPQVNQICIHEGALVSLEYLHIDSLKKLWDVPLGIQFLSSIKEAYFTRMHSEFARNLQMGKLDQIPKVYWSTEGVSSVQSETTKLPGPPQWRILSGSGWVFI; encoded by the exons ATGGTAGACGTTGTTGTTCTTTTGGTCATAAAAAAGATAGGAATAGCTGTGGCATGCGAAACACTAAAGTTAGCCAAACCCTTGCTTGGAAAGAATTCTGAGTTGCAAATGGCACTTCCAGATAACATGAAACTGATAAAAGATGAACTTGAGATTATCAATGCATTTCTTAAAGAAGTTGGCATGAAAGATTGCAATAGTGAAGTCATACAAACTTGGATAAGGCAAGTCCGACGGTTGGCTTATGATATGGAAGACATTGTGGATCAATTTATGTATCGTATCAGTGAGTACCAACAGAGAGACACATGGAATTGTGTGAAGAAACTTTTCAAGAGACATCCGTCTTTATTTTCACTTGATGAAATTGCCATAAGAGCAGATATAATAAACAAAGAAGTTGTGGAACTTTCAAAAAGAATAAGTCGTTGGGCCCAACCAATAACTGGTATGAATTTTAATCCAGCTGTAAACTGTGACAGCGAGCAGCAACTATATCATCCTGGACATGATCATTCAATCAATGAcaatgaacttgtaggaattgatAAAAATAGAGAAATCTTGATCAATTCACTGCATCTGGAAGATCCCCCTCTTCGGATCATTGCTGTTTGGGGTATGGGTGGCCTTGGGAAAAGCACCCTTGTCAATAATGTCTACAAAAATGAAGAGGTAATTTCCAAGTTTAATTGCCATGCATGGGTTTCTATCTCCCAATCATATAAGATAAATGATATTTGGAGAAACATGCTGAAAGAAATTCATGGAAATGACAATAGAGCATTTGATGCTGGAAGTATAGATAGTGCAGAACTAAGAGTGAGGCTGACAAAAATTCTGGAGAAAAAGAGGTACTTGATTATATTGGATGATGTCTGGACGGCTGAAGTTCTTTTTAAAATTAGAGAGATTCTTGTTGATAATGGCCTAGGAAGTAGAGTGATAATCACGACAAGAATTGAGGAAGTAGCTTCAATAGCTGAGGCTGGTTGTAAAATCAAGGTTGAGCCTTTAAATGACCATGATTCATGGCTTCTATTTTGCAAGAAGGCATTTCCAAAAACTAAAAATTATATTTGTCCCCCAGAACTACATCAGTGTGGTAAAGACATAGTGGAGAAATGTGATGGTTTACCATTAGCTCTTGTAGCAATAGGGAGTTTATTGTCCCTCAAAATAAGGAATAATAAAGTATGGAGGTTTTTTTACTATCAACTCATTTCAGAGCTACACAACAATGAGAACTTAAACCATGTGGAAAAAATTCTAAATCTAAGCTACAAGTGCCTGCCAGACAATTTGAAGAATTGTTTCTTATATTGTGCTATGTTCCCAGAAGACTATCTGATCCATAGAAAAATATTGATTAGATTGTGGATCAGCGAAGGGTTTATTGAACACAAAGGAGGATGCAGCTTAGAAGATGTTGGTGAAATATATCTGACAGAACTCATTCAGAGAAGCATGTTTCAGGTTGTAGCAAGGAACAGTTTTGATAGGATACAATGTCTCTGTATGCATGATCTTGTTCGTGAACTGGCCATTTACCAATCAAAAAAAGAAAATTTCTGTGCAATTTATGATGACACTGGGGTGGTTCAGGTGGGATTACATCCTCGTCGTGTATCGGTACTTCAGTGCAACAATGGCATTCAATCCAGCATGGATCCATCCAGGCTTCGCACCTTTATAGCATTTGACACCCGCATGTCATCATGTTCATGGTATTCTTTTATTCCATCTGAGTCTAAGTACCTTACAGTATTAGACTTATCCGGCTTGCCTATTGAGGATATTCCTAGTtcaattggggagctattcaaccttaGGTATCTGTGCCTAAATGACACAAATGTGAAGGAACTCCCTAAATCTATTACAAAGCTCCACAATTTACAAACATTGAGCCTTGAACGCACACGTGCACTGAATTTTCCACACGGGTTTTCTAAACTGAAGAAATTGCGTCACCTCCTGATTTGGAAATTGCTAGATGCAACGTATAGAAGTTTCCATAATTGGGAATCTATGGAGCCATTTGATGGCTTCTGGTATTTGAAGGAATTGCAATCTTTGAACGAAGTTCGAGCAACTAAAATGTTTGTTGCAAAACTAGTTGATTTATCCCAGCTGAGATCTCTTACCATTACTTATTTGAGAAGTAGCCATTGTGCACAACTGTGCAATTCTTTATCGAAGTTGCACCATCTTACAAAATTACACATAAGAGCCATCAATGAAGCTGAGCTCCTCCTGCTTGAAGATTTGACATTGCAAAATCCTCTTGAAAAGCTAGAATTGGTAGGGCGGTTGTCTGAAGGAACTTTGGAATCTCCCTTTTTCTCTACTCACGGAAGTCAACTACTGCTAATGGAGCTAGCATGGTGTCAGTTCATAGATAATCCAGTGCCACAACTTTCTGAATTGTCAAATTTAACTGAATTACGTCTTACAAGGGCATATACTGGACAACAGCTAAACTTCCATGGCAAGATGTTCCAAAAGCTGAAGAAGGTAGTCTTGTGGGATTTGCCGCAGGTCAATCAAATATGCATACATGAGGGAGCTTTGGTCAGCCTTGAATATCTTCACATTGATAGCCTCAAGAAATTATGGGACGTACCTCTTGGTATCCAATTTCTCAGTTCTATCAAAGAAGCATACTTTACTAGGATGCATTCTGAATTTGCGAGGAACCTTCAAATGGGAAAGCTAGATCAAATTCCCAAGGTCTACTGGTCAACAGAAG GAGTGTCCTCGGTTCAATCAGAAACCACTAAGCTGCCTGGACCACCGCAATGGCGCATTTTAAGTGGGTCAGGATGGGTTTTCATCTAA